The following DNA comes from Heliangelus exortis chromosome 2, bHelExo1.hap1, whole genome shotgun sequence.
ATCTTGTATACCCCTGGGCACTTCAAAGAGCTCTACACCTTTCTGTAAGGCTATAAGAGGTGGGTTGCTGTGGAAAACCAACAACTCCTTATTCCTTTAAAATAGAAAGGTTATGGgtaattttcacatttatttccaCCTTACTCCCTGGCCAGCCCTGATGTGGGGACTCCGTTACCGGCTCTGCTGGCTTTGGCAGCCTGCGGGCTATGCTTACCGAAAGAGgcccctgccacctccctcctctccccgcAACGGGAGGAAAGAAAGCGGGTCAAACCAAAAGAACCAGAAGCCttgaaggagagggaaagggcCTGCTGTACCGCAAAAATGAGCCTATAAATGACTGCGACTCGTAGCCGCTGCTCTCACACAGGCTCACGGAAGGTGAAGCACACAACACGCCCCCCTGCAGGCACCAAACCCCGCCGGTCAGCCCGGCCCCTCGGCCGCCGCGCCGCCGCCGGCCCCCCCGAGCAGCGCGCAGTCTCCGCCCACCCCGAGCCCTGCCTCCCCTGCCAACTTGTGGCGCCTGCGCGGGCGCGGTCCCGTTCCCGGTTCTCGGTGTCGGTTCTGGGTGCCGAGCGCGGCCATGGAGACGCTGCGTTTATGGcctctgtggctgcagggcCTGGCGCTGGTGTGTGGCTGcgccaggctggggctggcacaCCTCACCCCCACGATTGCGCCAGCACCTGCGTCGGGTAAGGAGGGGCGGGGAGCCGCGGGGCTGCTCGTAGCCGTTCCCTTTCTCCCAGCGACCGTGCTCGCCCGTGGGGGCTTCCCGGCgtgtttcttctctctggaaGCCCCGCTCgccccagagcagggctgcGGGGAGGACGGGAGGGGCAGGCAATGGCCCCCGCTCGCCTCGAGGCCTGCAGAGGCCCAGCGTCACCCGGGAGCGCCTTctggagagctggaggagctcGGGGGGTTTCCTCGGTTCTCCCGTTCTCGTCCCCTGCCTCGGAGAGGGCTGGTCCCGTGTGGTGCCTTCCCGCTGGGCTCCCCAGAGGCTGCTCCGGGCGTCCCGGCACAGGAGGGGGCGGTGGCCCCGGGGTTTGTGGTGCTGGGCGGCTGGGGAGCCGGGTGGTGCTGGGGTGATggggagctctgctgcagggagacAGCACTCGCATGGGTTTCCTCTGTCCCGACTGATGGTGAGGAATGGGGCTTGGAAGGAGAAGCCGATGGAGAGGCTGCTGCCGTCCTGTTTGTTCTGTAGAAGTCGTTGATCTTATAGCCGCTTTTGGAAAGCAGGTGGTGAAAGCTCGTCTTTAGACTTAGTTGCCATTAGTGGATGTGGTTAGAAAAGAGCATACCAGGTTAGTTTGATTTAATTAAATTAGGAGTGGCATTGACCTGTGTTTTTAGAGTCTAACTTGagctgtttcatttcttttataCTTGAAATGGAAATATCCAACATTGTGGGTCAATTCAACTTGGgccagaagagaaaaggagctgtGGGTGTTCCTCACTTActagagggagggaaagaacGACAGGTGGAGCTGCTAATAACTGCAGGTTAAtcagttttttttctaatagttctgagaaaggtaaaaaaacccagagcttGGTTGGAGCTAAAAATCCAGTTCAATTGCAATGGATTTGCTTATGGCTTCTTTATGAAAGaagtttgttgttgttgatttgAGTTTAGACATTTGCTCATGAAACAAAGTTAGTTGTTGATCTGGAGAAGGATTGTGGTATTATATAGAAATATGTGTTTATTCCTTTCAGGAATAAACATTAGAAATAAGGTTAAAGTGAAAAAAGATGGATTGTTACACCATACAGCCACTAGTATTTTAATCTCAAGTTGGAAAAGAGTAGGGAGGTAGACTACTTAAGTATTAGATGCATGTCTGTTAGTGAAGTGATGCTTTTGAGAAGAGAGAGATGGCAGTTTTATGGTTGTTATGCAAGACCAGGACCTTGTGTTACATTTCCTGTTCAGCACCTGAATTCAACAGGGCTACATTGGGACAAAGCAGGGCAACAAAGGCTGTGTTGTTCTCTGTTTTGGAAAATACCTGGAAGAGTATGGCTTTAATTGCTGGAGCAAAAGGAAGGTTGAGGGGAAATGAGTACTTGGAGAAAGTGCTCCTCCTATAGGAGGCAACAACTCTTTTAAGTCGATCGGCAGTGTTTCCTTGAGAATGGGGGCAGAGaacaaactaaaataaataaactggaATAATATAGGTGTTGAAAGGTTTCTGATTATCTGGGCAGTTGCACTActttggtttggtgttttgtttgggtttttttgggggggagtaATAAGATCTCCTCACTGATTTTGATCTGGTATTACAGTCACCAGTCCTTAGCATATGCTGGTGTAGAGCCTTGTCCTAAAGAAGAAATAATCCCTGCATATGCTACCTCAACACAGTAATGCATCTTAGAAAAGATGGGGAGAAGCTGTTTTTAAACACAACAGCTTtattgttggtgttgttctgtTTTACCTGTGTTTTGTGGAGGAACAGCCTTTGTTCTGTATTTGTGCATTGTTACCCTGGTCCATGACTCTTTCATAGAAAGTGAGGCCAAGCAGATAATTGGTGTGTGCTCAAACTGGTACAACTCACAGTAATAGCTTTTTGCTATCTTGTGAGAAGATCTTTGTACAGATGTTGCACTGAATTGTTTTGGTAAAATTACACCAGTTATTAAAGTGATGCTTCCACTGCTTGGTAAACTAGGCTGGgtatgtaaaaattatttatcattttattaaatattagaTGATTAATGCTGATGGTATATGCCAATGTAGAAGTAATGATCATTCATCAGACACATTCATTAGTTATTGCTGTTTAAAATACAGTGTGAGTTATTGCTGGTAATGGTGCTATggcttacattttttttttttcttgataaaaaTAGTACAGTAGTTCCTTGAAATATTAGAGGGAGGTTGTCAACTTGATATATATTCgaattaaagcaaaattaaaattgttttggttgaaTGTGCTGATACACATGATGCTATAGCAGGGTGGAGTGGAGGGGTGGtttgttgcatttttattatttttttgtttgagaagtattttcacagaatcacacagaaaaacaggatgttaggagttggaagggacctcaagagattgagtccaaccctcctgagcaggatcacctagtgcaggtcacacaggaacacatctgGGCACgttttgaatgtctccacaGTGAACACTTTTAACTGATGGAAAATTTATATATAGTCAAATAACAGCAATATCAAATATCTATGATATTTGAGATGTATGTTGTGATGATactttgaagtatttttcattaagaTTCTTTTATGTTGGTCTTATATATAGACTTATTTAtgtttattatatatttttaaaaaataatttaagccCCCATCTTTTAATTGTATGCCAAAATAGATTATCTGCTATAATATCTCAGTCTACTGTTAGGGCAGCTAAGAAGATAAGCACAATGAAAAGCTTGTGCAATTACCTCCTTTGGTGAGAATCTAAGGGAAGTTAAATTTCTTCACTTAATTGTAAATAATTCAGTATTGAGAATGTAACCTAGAGTATTTTTTTAGAAGCCCTTTGTGTACCTGCATACTTCTGACAGTACCTTGCTAATTCATGTTCAGCAAGCAGGTTTGTTTAGACGTTTTATATCTTAAATTGAAAATgtaatgaagtatttttataatatGCATTGTAGTAGACCATGTGGAATAATAATTTTGAGTCTGATCTGAAAACTGTTTGTGAATctgctttttgtggttttttttccattaattcaTACACGGGCCTTATACTTTGGCTGTTTCTCAATTAATTGGTACTGGTAACACTAATTGGTACCAGATAAActactgtgttttatttttctatgcaGATATATTAAAGGTAAATATACTGGTACATGAAATACACTTAATGCTAAGAATTAATACCAGAAAACTATAATACTGCATTATGAAAATGTGGTTGTGTCAAAACATGCCAATCATTTAGCTCAAATTGGTATCTGCTTCTGACTAATGCAGTTGTTCATTAAAAGTAGAATTGGGTTCCAGATTTGTAGATGTTTCCCCTTGCATTTATGATATTTgtggaaataataaaatcagtttcattAAATAGTATTACAAATTATCACAGGAGCTACAGTTATTGTAAGAAAAACGTGGTttcagagcaggagaggagacCCTTCCTCATCTGTGAAGCAGTTCATCTAGGTCAAGACTGTGGCGTGCATGTGgtccttttggaaaaaaattatgactaCATTGTGGATTAAAAAAAGACTAGTCCTAAGATGATCAGCATTCAGTACTTCTACATGGAAGTCATAGCCTTTGGCTGGAATCCTTGGGGAATGTGAACaccagtaaatattttctttttttaggatAGAGGATTAAGTCCTTCTGCATCACTTGGCTTTTCAAACTTATTTTAGAGTTCTTGTTCATCTTATTACAGAATAATTGTGTCctgtgtttgaaaatatttttatttttacttaaaataatgttatttgGAGAACTTGAActttgaaaaacttttttcacCCTGGAAAATTATCAGTATCTATGGAAGGGGGACTAGCCCTAGGAACGAGTTAGCTTTTGCTAAGCTTTAAAGATGCAAAACTTGGAAAGTTCTCTAAATTGAAGTGTAAAAAATTCAGCTCTTGGATTCAATTCCCCCTCTTGTCATTAGAGAAAGCAAGTTTAGGTTTAAGGTATGTTTGAATTTGCTGAAACTGAAATACTTTGTATCTGTTTGCTGCCTTCTGGCTAGGAATTACTTCAGTCAAAATCTTTGCTTGTCTctagaattagaaaaaaaaaaaaaaaaaaagaaaataggctAAATATAAAGTTAAATGTTTAACTTACtgagtaaataaaaatgtataatttgTGTGtcatggtgtttttttttcctagcatgtTCAGAATTTTCTCAGAGGTCCTGTGAAGAATGTCTAAAAAACGTTTCGGTAAGATTTCTGACATCCTTACTGATTGATGagaatttggggatttttttccattgaatgTGAAATCATATTGTTAGGATTTGTTTGGTAGggtttggcttttctttttaatggtgAATCTAGTCAAACTACCCTTAAGAAGAAGTCAAGATCAGTCAGTTCCAGCATCTGTTCTTATGTAGATGGTAGAGTCAACTGATGTGCTGATTCCCCTTGTTCATGTGTGGTGCCCGTGTGCCTTCCCTTTGCCAGAGTTACTTCATGGTTTGGTTACTCAGggtatttctctgctttcatttcttgTAGGCAAGACAGGAGAACTGGGAAAACAATGTAAATAAGCTAAAAATACCTTTCTCTGGGGATGCCCCAAGTGACGAATTTGCTTAAAACTAAAGCTTAGGAtgacaagtttttaaaaaatattattgtagGTAAAGCATAGCTCCTGGATGAGCTTGTTCAGTAATGAATTCTAAAAACCCCTGTTATGCCAAGGATTCCTTTTATTATCATCCAAAACTTCTTCACTGGTTGAACTGTATGGTAGTGGAATTTTGCATGagtattgattttatttttttcttttttttaacacatgaaaaacaaaatttaggTTTGATGCTTACTCCTTAAAGATACCAGGTGTGTTAAAATTCTGAACAGTTACAAAATCataaaactatttcttttaCCTATAAGTACAAAATGTACTTATTCACAGTTCAGTTCCTTCTTATGTAGGAATTATACTAAGGCTTCCATAGCTTTCATACTATAAATCACTTTTGATGCATCCATACAGCATTGTACTCAAGAATTCTGTCTGTGGAGAGGAGTACTAAATTGTAAACTGGTTTTGAAGATAAAtaatttgttggggtttttttcttttgcacagtGCCTTTGGTGTTATACCGAAAATACTTGTATTGATTACCCTGTAAGAAGTATTATTCCACCATCTTCACTATGTTCCCTCTCAAATGCTCGGTGGGGAGTTTGCTGGAGTAAGTACTAATTTGACTTTTGCTTTAGAGAATCCTGTATGAGTATGGTTAAAGAAAGACTGCCACTTACTAGAAATGTTTCCTGGTAATTTATTTGAAGGGTCAAGGAGAGGAAGCAGTGATTATGATTTGAAACAATGATCTCTAATCTTCTGCACTTgcaaacagtaatttttaagaGTTCTTTGTGAACAGCCAGTACAGTTATGTTGTTCCAATGGCTTTAAAACATTTACTGTCTAGTGGAATACTGCTGATGGTAGAGTCTAGACTGGGAACCAGTGACATTGGAATGTTTTAAGTATTGTATGTATGTAGTCAGAATTCACgtgtttttttaaaccataCTTCTGAGGTACAAAGTAGTAAGACTACTCCCTGTTGACAAAAGGTGACTTTTTAAAAgacctgtttttaaaaatttcttaaaatgttgGTTGATATGCCTGGATCTACATTTTATAATATATTCCAGTGGCAGCAGTGATCCAATACCATAAAAATGGACTCGCCCCCAAATTTCTGAGTGCTGTTTTTGcttaaacaaatgaaaaaccaGCATGGTCTCTGGATGCCGAAGGCAATGCAGTTAAGGTTAAAAAGGAAGCTGTAGAGTGCTGCCATGGGTTGTAGGACTTCCTCAGTTAATTGTCCTTAGATTTCCCTTTGCTTAACATGTTGTATTACAACACACAGTACAGTGCATATGCTGCAACTGAGGTGAAGTCTTTGCAGCAGTTTTTACAGTACTGTGTGTACAGATCCAAATCCAGACTGGACTGGAACAGAACaagtgagacactggaaagcTTGTCATATGAAACAAGAATACAGCTTCTGTCCAACAAAGCAAAGGCTTGCTGCTTTCAGTGGTTGCTTATGAATACCAGGAGActaagcaaaaacaaacaagcaaacaaacaaaaaaaaaaaaaaaaaaaaaaacccaagtggAAGTGAGCAATCTTTGACTGTGTTAACTGTAAATTAGAAGAAATTTGCCACACTTAGAGGAGTGAGATTATGGAGTAATCTGCATTAGAGTAGCAGAGATAAAAGATTGCTATTAAAATGAAGCGTGCAACTCTCTGAACACTACTAAATTGTATAATCCCTGCAAACACAGGGACTAGATTTCCAATTCCTTATTCCTAGAAGAAGGgttctgtgctttgttttgtgagAGAAAGCATTTATGCTTAGACTTCTGGAGTTTTTTACAGCTCCTGCCAACAGCTAAGTACCTACACAGCTGCTTgttccctcctgccccacccccagtgggatgggggaagaaaacaaataacaaaagcaaGATAGCAGTGGTTTGAGATGAAAACAGTTTAATaggtgaaggaaaaaagggaagaggggaaaaagaacaaaccaaaacaaatgaaCAGGCAAAGGAAGTTGCATACCAACTCCTACAGGCAGACTGATGCCCAGCCAATCCCCAAGCAGTAGTCACCTTGGAAGCCAGACAcacccttctcttttttcctttatctcaGGTTTTATTGCTGGTCATGGCATTATACTGCATGGAATATCCCTATGGCCAGTTTGCATCAACTTTTCTGGCAGTGTCTCCCCCTGACCTCTAAAACCTCTTGCCTACCTCCAGCACTACTTGCTGAGAAGCACAGAGTGGgtgtgtgaaaaagaaaaaatcttcaAGCCTGTTCAGCAAGAGCCAGAACATCAGTGTGTTATCAGCATCGAAGAAATAGCCAGAAATCCAAAATGCAGCATCTTAGCAGTTGCTGTGGAAAAAGTTAACTCAGTACAGTCCTTCTgcaagcagaataaaaattttgtGATGGAGCTcattctaagaaaaaaaaaaagatggggaaaaaaaccaccagcaacaaaaatattatgcagatatgcattttattaatcatttttttacaaattatatGCAGCAACATGCTATGGGATGGATGCATAGTCTTATTGAGTCTGTCCCCTTTGGATATAACAGGAAAATTCATTACCTTGTGAGCGTAGTTgtgatgttttatttctttttgaaaataaaatggaagtgAGCTCAGTGTTGCTGAAAATGAAGGTGAATATTGGAGCTCTCAAAGTCCAAAATGAATTACTAGCTTCCAATTATAGTTTTATATGGAATAAAATACATTGACAGATTATTAAccagcactgaagaaaaaaaagaatgttatAGAAACAATGTAATACAAAGTAGCTTAATTGTATTGCTTTTAATGAATAATAACCACATGAAATAGTGAAGACAGGAATGAGGACTGAAAAGTAGCCATCTTTTTCTGCACCTTATTTAAagttcaaaatatattttttgcttcAATTAAATCGtatactttgaaaaaaatagattaaaacttttttttgtttttacttcaCTAAACAAAGCATATTTGCTTGTAACTTTTAGGGAAGTAACTGAATGAGAAATGTGGTATGGTGAAATGTGTCACTCAATTTACATATTCAGAGCTTATTTGTGTATTGTAATTAGAAATTATGTATGAATCTGTATTATAAACTGTAACCAGTAAATAATAACACAAAAAACATTTGCTATGATCTAGTATTTGACAGGGAGGATATACCTTGGCAAGACATGAGTGGGTGAGGTCTGCAGAGAAGTAACAGACTCTTCCACTCTTGCAGTGATCAGATGAACTTCATTCACTGAATTTGACTCTCTAGTACCCTGAAGCAGTAAAAAGTGCATGTGCAGCTACTTTGTATTACTGCAGCAGCATGAAGCTGTCCAGAGGGATTTGTGTAGGAGAAGAGACAGCTTCAGTGCCTCACCCccatcattattttaattacagacTGTATAGGGGGTTGTGTAGGGAGACATGTTTAGTTTTTATCAGTGTTACAACTTCTTTGGATGATTTCATTTTGTACTTCAATTAAATAACTCCTAAAAAAACCTCCTCTATAGCTTTACTTCTCTCatcctctttgttttcttcttggaCCTCACCCTTTTCCAGGACTTCATGTTTCTGGTTCTTTTTTATGGATCCGGTCCTGTCCTGGTTTAAACAAGTGCAGTTGTTACAATGCATGCTGTTAAAATAACACTTCCAACCCTAGTTGTTAATTGCTCTTTGGACATGGATGATGACTTTCTTTGGACATAGAAAATGACTTAGGAACTCTTATGGAGAATTTTTTATCAGACTCTTCAAACCCTGTCACATTCTCATCTTACTTCATTTTGCTCTTTCTCTAACTGCAGCAGGTAATGTGTGTACACTGCTTCTGAATCTATGACTATTTTGTTCTTGCTGTACATTGGCTAAGGTCGTGACTAAGAGGGCAGAACTGGGGAATCACACTAGTAGATACATATCATATAAAGTATTGCAGGATGACTTTCTATAATGTGATATAtgtaaaaagcaattttactCCATGTCTGTTCAGTGTAGATTATGCACAGCAGCAAGATCTGAACGAGATAGGAATCTGAGTTTTAACTGGCATAGTTGCACAGAACTGTAgctttgttttgtggtttagttgattttttttttttttttttttttttttttttttttttttttttgcatacagagatgaaaaaatgcttgggaaggaggggaagaattATCAGAAAGACTGTTTTTAATGCTGGACTCTAACAAgttgaatattttcatgtttttcagtaAACTTTGAGGCTTTAATAATTGCAATAGCTGTAGTAGCTGGACTCATTCTGGTGTGCACAGCAGTCTGTTGCTGTTACTGCTGTTACTGCAGAGGGCGTTCCAGGAGGTAAATACATATGTTTGTTTCCTTTATTAACTCTACTGTTCAGTATACTAATAATCTTTTCAATTGGAAGCAGTTTTGGTCACAGCCCTTTATTTGTTTGAGACAGACAACTGAAAAAAGTGTTTAGTGGAAGGCAGTATGATACTGGAAACAATGCTGGAGTGATCTTGAAGTGATGTTTTTTGCTGTAGCATCATAGATGTGTTCCTGAAACAAACTATTGCTTTACACTTCCACATCTTACACTTCCTTATTAAGATTGGAGACTAAATATTTCAATGGCCAAATACATGCTGCTTCTgataacagaagaaataatttctttcaaagtgaGGTCATGGTACAGCAAAAAGGGACAAGTAACTGTGCATCAGTGTACTTACAGCACTTGGTATTGAACCTTCAGAGTTTGCTCTAGGATCTGTCAGCAGACTGGCACTACCTGCATAGTTGTCTTTGCCAGTTCAACAAAATATTCTAAATGTAAGGTGATACTTCTTTTGCTTGAGGATATTACGAGTGACTTACTTGTTTTCAGGTAAAGTAATACTGCAAAAATCAAATGCTCATTAGATCTTGGAggacttttaaaactttttttttttttctttttaatggctTCTCTGTAACTGGCTAGTGGCTTTCAAAGGGAGGGTAACAGCTGATGAGTAGATAAAATGGGTAAGTCAGTGCTGGCATGTGATCAGTGTTTATTCCCTAATGAAGCACCTAAAAAGCCTTGTTTATTGGGACAGCACAATATGTTTCCTTCTATCACTGAAGTTTTAGAACTCAGGTTACTGGGTAGTGTAGTTTCAGCTAGTTCCTTTTGTCCTTCAGTATTTCTCATGTCAACAAAATGTGGACCTTATTTCTTGACCTGCAATAATTTCTACACTATGTCAGATACCTCTAATGTATTGTTCTTGTTTGAAAGTTGTTTCAAAGAGTGTATGCAGCTGCACAGTATTTATTGCTGAACTTCAAGCCAGAGAAATATGGTACATTTGTGGCTttaaggaaacaagaaaataattgtaaataacttttttcccttctctcttctctgtgGAAGATAGATTCAGCTGTTCTGCCTGTAGACTGGTCCACCAAAtctgtcctgctgcagaaatTGATAACTCTTTAGCCTTGTGCTGATAAGCCTTGAAGATTTATAAAACTGTTTTAGACTTTATGTAAGATCTGCCAACATCCTCTGCAGAACTGAGTAGGTCCCTGTGGCTGACACACGAACAAATAAAGCTTGATTCCTGTGAAAAGAGAGATTTGTGTCAGACTTCAGTTTTAGTAACTAAGTTGTCAACCAGTGCTGTAACATCTAATTCTAAAAATAGAGGCTTAGTTGAGAGTCATCTTATGCCAGGACTCCAAAGGTGCCAAACTTAATCTTCTGACACTTAAAGGATTTAAAGGTCTTGTCAGAGCGTGGTCCAGCTTTTTCAGGAGGGTTCAGAAAGTATTATTACACTGAAGCCTGATGTATTACTGGCTCTAAACCCACTGCTTCTTAGCAGAAATTCTTTTGCTGTCTGCTTCCTCAGTTTTGAGGACTCCTTTTCCATGAAATGAACTTGTTTAAATGaattggaagaagaaaaattagtaGAAATG
Coding sequences within:
- the PTTG1IP2 gene encoding PTTG1IP family member 2, with product METLRLWPLWLQGLALVCGCARLGLAHLTPTIAPAPASACSEFSQRSCEECLKNVSCLWCYTENTCIDYPVRSIIPPSSLCSLSNARWGVCWINFEALIIAIAVVAGLILVCTAVCCCYCCYCRGRSRSRVDEEEEELTRKTEERRLQSLQRKLERKWKHDEIRKKYGLLQDSDNPYSRFEND